One genomic region from Thermoleptolyngbya sichuanensis A183 encodes:
- a CDS encoding response regulator transcription factor yields MASAKILVVDDDRHIRTLVHRFLSTHSYQVESAEDGKGAMAIFEQFNPDLVILDVNLPDATGYTLCQEMQSRTGVFVLMLTSRADEADKIHGFSKGADDYLTKPFGLAELEVRVKAILKRQRPVTAAEQQCLTFNGLSIDPVRREVTLNSEMVPLTALEFDLLHFLASHPGRVWRRAELIQKVWDYEYVGDQRVVDVHIGQIRKKIEIDTQQPNLIQTVRGVGYKFEAPDTAGEEAAS; encoded by the coding sequence ATGGCTTCAGCCAAGATTCTTGTCGTTGACGATGACCGTCACATTCGTACGCTGGTGCATCGTTTTCTCTCCACCCACAGCTATCAGGTCGAATCCGCCGAAGATGGCAAAGGGGCAATGGCGATTTTTGAACAGTTCAATCCCGACCTGGTGATCTTGGATGTCAACCTGCCAGACGCAACAGGCTACACGCTTTGTCAAGAGATGCAGAGCCGGACGGGTGTGTTTGTGTTGATGCTGACCAGTCGCGCTGACGAGGCTGATAAAATCCACGGGTTTTCTAAGGGCGCGGATGACTATCTCACCAAGCCGTTTGGTTTGGCGGAGCTAGAGGTGCGTGTAAAGGCGATTCTGAAACGGCAGCGCCCGGTCACAGCAGCGGAGCAGCAGTGCCTCACGTTCAACGGATTATCCATCGATCCGGTACGGCGTGAGGTGACGCTGAACAGCGAGATGGTGCCGCTAACGGCGCTGGAGTTTGATTTGCTGCATTTTTTGGCGAGTCACCCCGGTCGCGTGTGGCGGCGGGCAGAGTTGATTCAAAAAGTATGGGATTACGAGTATGTGGGCGATCAGCGGGTGGTTGATGTTCATATCGGGCAAATCCGCAAGAAGATTGAAATTGACACCCAGCAGCCCAATCTAATTCAAACTGTACGTGGTGTAGGCTATAAGTTTGAGGCTCCTGACACAGCAGGAGAAGAGGCTGCTTCCTAA
- a CDS encoding CPP1-like family protein produces the protein MSHYERLGVDETATFEEIQAAKARLTQEHEGDPRTLEAIEASYDAILMDRLRQRQEGKIKVPDRIRFPERTAEPPPDFAPAVPSPSPNWLRQWIDTPSRADILWPGGLLLGAGLLGLSSPSLALALGVGISIFFLNRKEHKFGRAFLLSLAGLLLGVLLGMALVEAIAPQLAQINLGGPSAAAMIALFILWLISSFLR, from the coding sequence ATGAGCCACTACGAAAGACTGGGTGTAGACGAAACAGCGACGTTTGAAGAGATTCAGGCGGCGAAGGCGCGTTTGACCCAGGAGCATGAGGGCGACCCACGCACACTAGAGGCGATTGAAGCATCCTACGATGCAATCCTGATGGATCGGCTGCGACAGCGACAGGAGGGCAAGATCAAGGTGCCCGATCGGATTCGCTTTCCTGAACGGACTGCCGAGCCACCGCCAGATTTTGCGCCTGCTGTGCCCAGCCCTTCCCCCAATTGGCTTCGGCAGTGGATTGACACACCCAGCCGCGCCGATATTCTTTGGCCAGGCGGATTGTTGCTAGGGGCAGGGCTGCTTGGCCTTAGCTCACCGTCTCTGGCGCTGGCGCTGGGCGTAGGGATTAGTATTTTCTTTTTGAACCGCAAAGAGCATAAGTTTGGACGAGCGTTTCTACTGTCGCTGGCAGGGCTGCTGCTGGGCGTGCTGCTGGGGATGGCGCTGGTGGAGGCGATCGCCCCCCAGCTTGCCCAGATTAACTTGGGCGGGCCTAGCGCCGCCGCTATGATTGCCCTGTTTATCCTCTGGCTGATCAGCAGTTTCCTGCGCTAG
- a CDS encoding HAD family hydrolase: MVQKKLRIITDFDGPIMDVSERYYQVYQVCLEQVRRPGQTVKRLSKAEFWQLKRSQVPERQIGQMSGLDELQAQDFARMRRNTVHTPPYLSYDTPIPGAVETLERIQQAGIDLAVMTMRRTSELDEAFQRCNLGRFFGGDRRYCLSNDYVKTTDVQDKPLLMQRALSELPPAENWMIGDTEADVAAAKAHGIPVVSVLSGIRDRTQLSKHQPDWIVNNFAEALDVIVQHAGWESTVRKDIAWQNAGSSDTYSSAGNR; this comes from the coding sequence ATGGTTCAAAAAAAATTACGAATCATCACAGATTTTGATGGGCCCATCATGGACGTGTCGGAGCGCTATTACCAGGTCTATCAGGTTTGCCTGGAGCAGGTGCGCCGTCCGGGGCAGACGGTCAAGCGATTGTCTAAGGCGGAGTTTTGGCAACTCAAGCGATCGCAGGTGCCAGAGCGCCAAATTGGTCAAATGTCCGGTCTGGACGAGCTACAGGCTCAAGACTTTGCCCGGATGCGGCGAAACACGGTTCACACGCCTCCCTACCTGAGTTACGACACGCCCATTCCAGGCGCAGTAGAAACTCTAGAGCGCATTCAGCAGGCGGGCATTGATCTGGCGGTGATGACCATGCGACGCACCAGCGAGCTAGACGAGGCGTTTCAGCGGTGCAATTTGGGACGATTCTTTGGGGGCGATCGCCGCTACTGTCTCAGCAATGATTACGTCAAAACGACTGACGTGCAGGACAAGCCCCTGCTAATGCAGCGGGCCCTCAGCGAACTGCCCCCCGCAGAAAACTGGATGATCGGCGACACCGAAGCCGACGTCGCCGCAGCAAAGGCCCACGGCATCCCTGTTGTATCCGTACTCAGCGGCATCCGCGATCGCACTCAGCTCAGCAAACACCAGCCCGACTGGATTGTGAATAACTTCGCCGAAGCCCTTGACGTGATCGTGCAACACGCAGGCTGGGAAAGCACAGTTCGGAAAGACATCGCCTGGCAAAATGCAGGCAGCAGCGACACCTACTCTAGCGCTGGGAACCGCTAG
- a CDS encoding diheme cytochrome C encodes MAIQQLLQSISSRSRRFLSRARRTSLVLALVLGWSLSLGWGLSQVGGAQETERAIAATPPANTVEIGTVDIVPTQLQLGQRLYFQNCSGCHFAPPPEVMPLQSWAAILQTPQHYGTVITPLQDPARRIMWNYVRASSRSIVQNETVPSRFAQSRYMRALHPGVELPEPLSFGSCISCHPAAIDFNFRRLSPEWQARE; translated from the coding sequence ATGGCAATCCAGCAGCTTCTTCAGTCGATCTCATCCCGCTCTCGCCGTTTCCTGAGCCGGGCCAGGCGGACATCGCTTGTGCTGGCGCTGGTCTTGGGTTGGAGCCTCAGCCTGGGCTGGGGATTGTCGCAGGTAGGTGGGGCACAGGAAACGGAGCGGGCGATCGCCGCCACCCCTCCGGCAAACACGGTCGAAATCGGCACCGTCGATATCGTGCCCACACAACTCCAGCTTGGACAGCGACTCTATTTCCAAAACTGCTCCGGCTGCCATTTTGCCCCGCCGCCGGAGGTGATGCCGCTGCAATCCTGGGCGGCCATTCTGCAAACGCCCCAGCACTACGGCACAGTCATCACCCCACTGCAAGACCCTGCCCGTCGCATCATGTGGAACTATGTGCGTGCCTCTTCGCGCTCCATTGTGCAAAACGAAACCGTTCCCTCTCGGTTTGCCCAATCCCGCTATATGAGAGCGCTCCATCCCGGCGTAGAGCTGCCCGAACCCCTCTCCTTTGGCTCTTGCATCAGTTGCCATCCCGCCGCTATCGATTTCAACTTCCGTCGCCTCAGCCCAGAATGGCAGGCGAGGGAATAG
- a CDS encoding GNAT family N-acetyltransferase: MDCSHVQFCIHDSSAQTAAAREIDLHQLQDLFNVTAFWAQNRRIEDLATAIAHSNPIVTAWDGDRLIGFSRATSDGVYRATIWDVVIHPDYQGAGLGRKMVETVLMHPHVNRAERVYLMTTNEQRFYSRIGFEENQTTTMVLFNQPVSQEGLPAMVYMAEVSKEES; this comes from the coding sequence ATGGATTGCAGCCACGTTCAGTTTTGTATACACGACTCCTCTGCACAGACCGCTGCGGCCCGCGAGATCGACCTGCACCAGCTTCAGGATTTGTTTAACGTGACGGCATTTTGGGCGCAAAACCGACGCATCGAAGACCTGGCCACGGCGATCGCCCACAGCAACCCAATTGTGACAGCCTGGGATGGCGATCGCCTCATTGGGTTCTCTCGCGCCACCTCCGACGGCGTGTATCGCGCCACCATCTGGGACGTGGTGATTCACCCTGACTATCAGGGCGCAGGGCTGGGCCGCAAGATGGTGGAAACGGTGCTGATGCATCCCCATGTCAACCGGGCCGAGCGCGTTTATCTGATGACCACCAACGAGCAGCGGTTCTACTCTCGCATCGGTTTCGAGGAAAACCAGACGACGACGATGGTGCTATTTAATCAGCCCGTGTCGCAGGAGGGGCTGCCTGCTATGGTCTACATGGCCGAAGTCTCAAAGGAGGAGTCCTAG
- a CDS encoding glutamine synthetase III family protein — translation MSANELRFQTICQITERQPVAPKVPSRLEDLWAVDVFTLNKMQACLPKEVFRSLKHTIQTGGKLDVSISGIVAAAMKDWAISKGALYYAHVFYPMTNITAEKHDAFISLQSDGTAITEFTGKVLVQGEPDGSSFPNGGIRSTFEARGYTAWDVTSPAYIMETDNGATLCIPTVFISWTGEALDKKTPLLRSNAAMSKAATRLLKLLGHTDVASVNSSCGAEQEYFLVDAHFAHSRPDLLLAGRTLFGRPAAKGQQFDDHYFGAIPERVQVFMQDVEEKMYRLGIPAKTRHNEVAPGQFEIAPYFEAANVASDHQQLTMTLLRNTAKKHGFVCLLHEKPFAGINGSGKHVNWSVGNATQGNLLDPGDTPHANLQFLLFCGAVIRGVHQYGPLLRAVVATASNDHRLGANEAPPAIISVYLGSQLEDVYEQIKNGDVQGSMRPGLMNLGIDTLPEFPKDPGDRNRTSPFAFTGNRFEFRAVGSNQSVSGPLVAMNTILTDSLTWVADRLEAELGEGKSLDAAAYNILKEVMEQHGAVVFGGDGYSAEWHRMAVEERGLLNLPTTADALPMLKTESIKELFVKTGVLSEKELESRFETYSEQYIRVIDMEAKLVISMTKTLIYPAVLRHLSEIAGAIASLKTIGLPFETANVELISDLTSKMMTTVGELSSALAVHDFATTEEHMQYCAKTLRPLMDRVRGYADALEDEVADDLWPLPKYQEMLFIK, via the coding sequence ATGAGTGCTAACGAGCTACGGTTTCAAACCATCTGTCAAATCACCGAACGCCAGCCCGTCGCCCCCAAGGTGCCCAGCCGCCTAGAAGACCTGTGGGCGGTGGACGTGTTCACCCTCAACAAAATGCAGGCCTGCCTGCCTAAGGAAGTGTTTCGCTCGCTAAAACACACCATCCAGACGGGCGGCAAGCTGGATGTGTCAATTTCAGGTATCGTGGCCGCCGCCATGAAGGACTGGGCTATCTCCAAAGGAGCGCTCTACTACGCCCACGTCTTTTATCCGATGACCAACATCACGGCGGAAAAGCACGATGCCTTTATTTCGTTGCAATCCGACGGCACGGCCATCACTGAATTTACGGGCAAGGTGCTGGTGCAGGGCGAACCCGATGGCTCCTCCTTCCCCAACGGCGGCATCCGCTCCACCTTTGAGGCACGGGGCTACACGGCCTGGGATGTCACCAGTCCTGCCTACATCATGGAAACGGACAACGGCGCGACCCTCTGCATCCCCACGGTGTTCATTTCCTGGACGGGCGAGGCGCTGGACAAGAAAACGCCGCTGCTGCGGTCGAATGCGGCCATGAGCAAGGCGGCCACTCGCCTCTTGAAACTGCTCGGCCATACCGACGTGGCTTCCGTAAACTCTAGCTGCGGTGCAGAGCAGGAATATTTCCTGGTGGATGCCCACTTTGCCCACAGCCGTCCTGACCTGCTGCTGGCGGGGCGTACTCTGTTTGGCCGGCCCGCTGCCAAGGGACAGCAGTTTGATGATCACTACTTTGGCGCGATTCCTGAACGGGTGCAGGTGTTCATGCAGGACGTGGAGGAAAAGATGTATCGGCTGGGCATTCCGGCCAAGACGCGACACAACGAGGTGGCTCCGGGTCAGTTTGAAATTGCGCCCTATTTTGAGGCGGCGAACGTGGCCAGCGACCACCAGCAGTTGACCATGACCCTGCTGCGAAATACGGCGAAGAAGCACGGGTTTGTCTGTTTGCTGCATGAAAAGCCGTTTGCGGGCATCAACGGCTCTGGCAAGCACGTCAACTGGTCGGTGGGCAATGCCACCCAGGGCAACCTGCTCGATCCGGGCGACACGCCCCATGCAAACCTGCAATTTTTGCTGTTTTGCGGCGCGGTGATTCGCGGGGTGCATCAGTATGGGCCGCTGCTGCGGGCTGTCGTGGCGACGGCCAGCAACGACCACCGCCTGGGCGCAAACGAAGCGCCGCCTGCGATTATCTCGGTGTATCTGGGTTCGCAGCTTGAAGACGTGTATGAGCAGATCAAAAATGGCGATGTGCAGGGGTCAATGCGACCTGGCCTGATGAACTTGGGCATCGACACGCTGCCGGAGTTTCCCAAAGATCCGGGCGATCGCAACCGCACCTCTCCCTTTGCCTTCACGGGCAACCGCTTCGAGTTTCGTGCTGTTGGGTCAAACCAGTCCGTGTCGGGCCCGCTGGTGGCCATGAACACCATCCTGACCGACTCCCTCACTTGGGTTGCCGATCGGCTAGAAGCCGAGCTGGGCGAGGGCAAATCCCTCGATGCCGCTGCTTACAACATCCTCAAGGAGGTGATGGAGCAGCACGGTGCGGTGGTGTTTGGCGGCGACGGCTACTCTGCTGAGTGGCACCGGATGGCGGTAGAGGAGCGGGGCTTGCTGAACCTGCCCACGACGGCCGACGCGCTGCCCATGCTGAAAACAGAATCCATCAAGGAACTGTTTGTCAAAACTGGTGTGTTGTCGGAGAAAGAACTGGAAAGCCGGTTTGAAACCTATTCGGAGCAATACATCCGCGTGATCGATATGGAAGCCAAGCTGGTGATTAGCATGACGAAGACGCTAATCTATCCCGCTGTGCTGCGCCATTTGTCGGAGATTGCGGGGGCGATCGCCAGCCTGAAAACCATCGGGCTGCCCTTTGAAACCGCCAACGTCGAGCTAATCTCTGACCTGACTAGCAAAATGATGACCACCGTCGGCGAACTCAGCAGCGCCCTTGCTGTTCATGACTTCGCCACCACCGAGGAGCATATGCAGTATTGCGCTAAAACCCTGCGTCCGCTCATGGATCGGGTGCGCGGCTATGCCGATGCGCTGGAGGACGAGGTGGCAGACGACCTGTGGCCCCTGCCCAAGTATCAGGAAATGCTGTTCATCAAGTAG
- the ppk2 gene encoding polyphosphate kinase 2, translated as MHSTSLDAGKSASQDGRPAGQALLIGEAASKKGKKKKKKKSLAPEKRANLSSSNALYRPSEQEGISKLSSKKYEKELARLQLELVKMQYWVKHTGARIVILFEGRDAAGKGGTIKRITEPLNPRGCRVVALSTPSDREKTEWYFQRYVAHLPAAGEIVCFDRSWYNRAGVERVMGFCTDEEYQEFMRSCPEFERMLVRSGIILLKYWFSVSDEEQERRFQSRTLDPARRWKLSPMDLESRDRWVEYSQAKDAMFAKTNIPEAPWFTVEADDKKRARLNCLHHVLSKIPYVDMTPEQMELPPRQIAPHDYVRSPRNEQFFVPHVY; from the coding sequence ATGCACAGCACAAGTCTGGACGCAGGCAAGAGCGCGAGTCAGGATGGGCGGCCTGCGGGACAAGCCCTGCTGATAGGAGAAGCTGCTTCCAAAAAGGGCAAGAAGAAAAAGAAAAAGAAGAGTCTCGCGCCAGAGAAGCGGGCAAATCTCTCCAGTTCAAACGCGCTTTATCGCCCCTCTGAGCAGGAGGGTATTTCTAAACTCTCCAGCAAAAAATACGAAAAGGAACTGGCTCGGTTGCAGCTTGAACTGGTCAAGATGCAGTACTGGGTGAAGCACACAGGCGCTCGGATTGTGATTTTGTTTGAGGGGCGCGACGCAGCGGGCAAGGGCGGCACGATCAAACGCATCACCGAACCGCTCAACCCGCGCGGCTGTCGTGTGGTGGCGTTGAGTACACCGAGCGATCGCGAAAAGACCGAGTGGTATTTTCAGCGCTATGTCGCCCATCTGCCTGCGGCGGGCGAGATCGTCTGCTTTGACCGCAGTTGGTATAACCGGGCGGGTGTAGAGCGGGTGATGGGCTTCTGCACGGATGAGGAATACCAGGAATTCATGCGCTCTTGCCCAGAGTTTGAGCGGATGCTGGTGCGCTCCGGCATTATCTTGCTGAAGTACTGGTTTTCCGTCAGCGATGAAGAGCAGGAGCGGCGGTTTCAGTCGCGGACGCTCGATCCGGCGCGGCGCTGGAAGCTGAGTCCGATGGATCTAGAATCGCGCGATCGCTGGGTGGAATATTCCCAGGCCAAAGATGCAATGTTTGCCAAGACCAATATTCCCGAAGCGCCGTGGTTCACGGTCGAAGCGGACGACAAAAAGCGGGCCCGCCTCAACTGCCTGCACCATGTCCTGTCCAAGATTCCCTATGTAGACATGACACCGGAGCAAATGGAACTGCCGCCCCGCCAGATTGCGCCCCACGACTACGTGCGATCGCCCCGCAACGAGCAGTTCTTCGTGCCCCACGTTTACTAG
- the radA gene encoding DNA repair protein RadA — protein MPKPRTSYVCNECGADSPQYFGKCPFCGSWNSLVEQTVAPASSAKTAMGAVSRSPKRASANSKGEPRAIAALTLPEISDHPQTRIASGYGELDRVLGGGIVPGSLVLVGGDPGIGKSTLLLQVANQLAAQHRVLYVCAEESGQQVKLRAQRLGVGSGVKIGEERKEKTQDPITLLLQQANASTFHSLYLLPEIDLETILSELESLRPTVAVIDSIQALYFATLNSAPGSVSQVRECTSALMQLAKREHITLFIVGHVTKEGAIAGPKVLEHLVDTVLYFEGDRFASHRLLRSVKNRFGATNELGVFEMVDRGLEEVQNPSALFLSDRDEETPGTATIVACEGTRPLVVELQALASPTSYPSPRRTATGIEYNRLLQILAVLEKRVGIPLSKLDAYVASSGGINVSEPAADLGVAIAVAASFRDRVVDPGTVLIGEVGLGGQVRSVSQMELRLKEAAKLGFKRAIVPASQAEHPGLGLDIIPVARVVDAIAVALTSGNLSTQKSGQE, from the coding sequence ATGCCCAAGCCTCGAACAAGCTATGTCTGTAATGAGTGTGGCGCAGACTCGCCGCAATATTTTGGCAAGTGTCCCTTTTGTGGAAGCTGGAATTCGCTGGTGGAGCAGACTGTTGCACCAGCCAGCAGCGCCAAGACCGCGATGGGAGCCGTGAGCCGATCGCCCAAACGGGCCAGCGCCAATTCCAAGGGGGAACCAAGGGCGATCGCCGCGCTCACCCTCCCCGAAATTTCCGACCATCCCCAGACCCGCATTGCCTCCGGCTACGGCGAACTGGATCGGGTGCTGGGCGGCGGCATTGTGCCTGGTTCTCTAGTGCTGGTGGGCGGCGATCCGGGCATCGGCAAATCTACCCTACTGCTGCAAGTGGCCAATCAGCTTGCGGCGCAGCACCGGGTTCTCTATGTCTGTGCCGAAGAGTCGGGGCAGCAGGTGAAGCTGCGGGCGCAGCGGCTAGGCGTGGGGAGCGGGGTGAAAATAGGGGAAGAAAGAAAAGAGAAAACTCAAGACCCTATCACCCTGTTGCTACAGCAGGCCAACGCCTCAACATTCCACTCCCTTTATCTTTTGCCGGAAATTGACCTAGAGACGATTCTTTCTGAACTGGAGTCGCTGCGGCCGACGGTGGCGGTGATTGACAGTATCCAGGCGCTCTATTTTGCCACGCTCAATTCGGCTCCGGGGTCGGTCTCGCAGGTGCGCGAGTGTACGTCGGCGCTGATGCAACTGGCAAAGCGGGAGCATATCACGCTGTTCATCGTGGGGCATGTGACGAAGGAAGGGGCGATCGCCGGGCCGAAGGTGCTGGAGCATCTGGTGGATACGGTGCTGTATTTTGAGGGCGATCGCTTTGCCAGCCACCGCCTGCTGCGCTCGGTGAAAAATCGCTTTGGCGCAACCAATGAACTGGGTGTGTTTGAAATGGTGGATCGCGGGCTGGAGGAGGTGCAAAATCCCTCGGCGCTGTTTTTGAGCGATCGCGATGAGGAAACCCCCGGCACGGCCACCATCGTCGCCTGCGAAGGGACGCGCCCGCTGGTGGTGGAGCTGCAAGCGCTGGCCAGCCCGACGAGCTATCCGTCGCCCCGCCGCACGGCCACGGGCATTGAATACAATCGACTGCTGCAAATTCTCGCAGTGCTAGAAAAGCGCGTGGGCATTCCCCTGTCGAAGCTGGATGCCTACGTGGCGTCGTCGGGCGGCATTAACGTGTCGGAACCCGCCGCCGATTTGGGCGTGGCGATCGCCGTGGCGGCCAGTTTCCGCGATCGCGTCGTCGATCCGGGCACAGTGCTGATTGGCGAAGTGGGGCTGGGCGGCCAGGTGCGCTCGGTGTCGCAGATGGAGCTGCGGCTGAAGGAAGCGGCCAAGCTGGGATTCAAGCGGGCGATCGTGCCGGCCAGTCAGGCGGAGCATCCGGGACTGGGACTCGACATTATTCCCGTGGCGCGGGTGGTGGATGCGATCGCGGTTGCCCTGACCAGCGGTAACCTGTCTACCCAAAAGAGCGGGCAAGAATGA
- the rpaB gene encoding response regulator transcription factor RpaB, translating to MENHKEKILVVDDEASIRRILETRLSMIGYDVVTAADGEEALETFRHSDPDLVVLDVMMPKLDGYGVCQELRKESDVPIIMLTALGDVADRITGLELGADDYVVKPFSPKELEARIRSVLRRVEKTGTTGIPSSGVIQINTIRIDTNKRQVYKGDERIRLTGMEFSLLELLVGRSGEPFSRSEILQEVWGYTPERHVDTRVVDVHISRLRAKLEDDPSNPELILTARGTGYLFQRIVPPGEVE from the coding sequence TTGGAGAATCACAAAGAAAAAATTCTGGTCGTTGACGACGAAGCCAGCATCCGACGCATTCTTGAAACTCGTCTCTCCATGATTGGTTACGATGTCGTCACCGCTGCCGACGGCGAAGAAGCGCTAGAAACCTTCCGCCATTCCGATCCAGACTTGGTTGTGCTGGATGTCATGATGCCCAAGCTCGACGGCTATGGGGTTTGCCAAGAGCTTCGCAAAGAGTCCGACGTACCGATCATTATGCTGACGGCCCTGGGCGACGTGGCTGACCGCATCACCGGGCTAGAACTGGGTGCAGACGACTACGTGGTCAAACCCTTCTCGCCCAAGGAGCTAGAGGCCCGCATCCGCTCGGTGCTGCGCCGAGTAGAAAAAACGGGCACAACGGGTATTCCCAGTTCCGGTGTTATCCAAATCAACACGATTCGGATTGATACCAACAAGCGCCAGGTCTACAAGGGCGACGAGCGGATTCGGCTGACGGGCATGGAGTTTAGCCTGTTGGAGCTGCTCGTTGGGCGATCGGGCGAACCCTTCTCCCGCTCCGAAATCCTGCAAGAAGTGTGGGGCTACACGCCAGAACGCCATGTCGATACCCGCGTGGTCGATGTTCACATTTCTCGACTGCGGGCTAAGCTCGAAGACGACCCCAGCAACCCCGAACTCATCCTCACGGCACGCGGAACAGGCTACCTGTTCCAGCGGATTGTGCCGCCGGGTGAAGTGGAGTAA
- the plsX gene encoding phosphate acyltransferase PlsX — MGSTRARIAVDAMGGDFAPVEIVLGSLRAQAELDADILLVGKPDQIQEALKHHSVPPGLEIVPTEDMVEMHEEPLTAIRRKPNASINVAMDLVRQGRADAVVSAGHSGAAMAAALLRLGRLPGIDRPAIGAVLPTMTAKPVLILDVGANVDCRPKFLEQFAVMGSVYSKYVLGIPEPKVGLLNIGEESSKGNDLAVRAHQMLQENSRIAFIGNAEGRDVLSGDFDVVVCDGFVGNVLLKFAEAVGSVMLQIVREELPQGLNGKLGTAMLKPNLRRIKQRMDHAEHGGALLLGVAGICIISHGSSQAPSIFNAIRMAKEAVDHGVLGRIRAQYESPELAVADGQSSLSRGGEQPESVE, encoded by the coding sequence ATGGGTTCAACTCGAGCACGGATTGCCGTTGATGCAATGGGCGGGGACTTTGCCCCGGTGGAGATTGTTTTGGGTTCCCTGCGGGCCCAGGCAGAGTTAGATGCAGATATTCTGCTGGTCGGCAAGCCCGATCAGATTCAGGAAGCGCTCAAGCACCATAGCGTGCCTCCCGGTTTGGAAATTGTGCCAACGGAAGACATGGTGGAAATGCACGAGGAGCCGCTGACGGCAATTCGTCGCAAGCCCAATGCTTCTATTAACGTGGCGATGGATTTGGTGCGCCAGGGCAGGGCCGACGCGGTGGTGTCTGCGGGGCATTCGGGTGCGGCGATGGCGGCAGCGCTGCTGCGGCTAGGGCGGCTGCCGGGGATTGATCGGCCGGCGATTGGGGCGGTGCTGCCTACGATGACGGCTAAGCCCGTGCTGATTCTGGACGTGGGCGCAAATGTGGACTGTCGGCCCAAGTTTCTGGAACAGTTTGCCGTGATGGGGTCGGTTTATTCCAAGTACGTCCTCGGCATTCCAGAACCCAAGGTCGGACTGCTGAATATTGGCGAAGAGTCTTCTAAGGGCAACGATCTGGCAGTTCGTGCCCATCAAATGCTGCAAGAAAATTCGCGGATTGCCTTTATTGGCAACGCAGAAGGCCGCGATGTGCTGTCGGGCGACTTTGATGTGGTAGTGTGCGACGGCTTTGTGGGCAATGTGCTGCTGAAGTTTGCCGAGGCGGTGGGCAGCGTCATGCTGCAAATTGTCCGCGAGGAGTTGCCTCAGGGTTTGAACGGCAAGCTGGGTACTGCAATGCTCAAGCCGAACCTGCGCCGCATTAAGCAGCGGATGGATCACGCTGAGCATGGGGGTGCGCTGCTGCTGGGCGTAGCGGGCATCTGCATCATTAGCCACGGCAGTTCTCAGGCTCCTTCGATTTTCAATGCGATTCGGATGGCAAAGGAGGCGGTCGATCATGGCGTTTTGGGCCGGATTCGGGCGCAGTATGAATCGCCAGAACTGGCAGTTGCAGATGGGCAGTCGTCGCTGTCGCGCGGCGGTGAACAACCAGAGAGTGTTGAATAA
- a CDS encoding beta-ketoacyl-ACP synthase III, translating into MAQRVGAGVAITGSGSSVPERYLDNEALSRVVDTSDEWIASRTGIRQRRLADAAGSLRAIATQAAQNALDMAGVAASEIDLIVLATSTPDDLFGSASQIQHDLGATQATAFDLTAACSGFVFGLVTAAQFIQNGVYRKALIIGADVLSRWVDWSDRRTCVLFGDGAGAVVMEASERDRLLGFELRSDGTLNHCLNLAYQGQDRELVDGVAIAQGTFQPITMNGQEVYRFAVKRVPEVIEKALFRAELTVDQIDWLVMHQANQRILDAVAERLGIPSEKVISNMASYGNTSAASIPLALDEAVRRGDIKPDDIIATAGFGAGLTWGAAVFRWGAS; encoded by the coding sequence ATGGCGCAACGAGTTGGAGCGGGGGTGGCGATTACGGGCAGCGGCTCTTCAGTGCCGGAGCGCTATCTCGATAACGAAGCCCTGAGCCGAGTGGTGGACACTTCGGATGAATGGATAGCCTCTCGCACGGGCATTCGGCAGCGGCGATTGGCAGATGCGGCAGGCTCTCTGCGGGCGATCGCCACTCAGGCGGCCCAGAATGCTCTGGACATGGCAGGGGTAGCGGCCTCAGAGATTGATCTGATCGTGCTGGCGACTTCTACACCCGATGATCTGTTTGGCTCTGCCAGCCAGATTCAGCATGATCTGGGCGCAACGCAGGCAACGGCCTTTGACCTGACGGCGGCCTGTTCGGGCTTTGTGTTTGGGCTGGTAACGGCGGCGCAGTTTATCCAAAATGGCGTGTATCGCAAGGCGCTGATCATCGGCGCGGATGTGCTGTCGCGCTGGGTGGACTGGAGCGATCGCCGCACCTGTGTCCTGTTTGGCGACGGGGCGGGTGCGGTGGTGATGGAAGCGAGTGAGCGCGATCGCCTGCTGGGGTTTGAACTCCGCAGCGATGGCACCCTGAACCACTGCCTGAACCTGGCCTATCAGGGGCAGGATAGAGAACTGGTGGACGGAGTGGCGATCGCCCAGGGTACATTTCAGCCCATCACGATGAACGGACAGGAGGTGTACCGTTTTGCCGTCAAGCGGGTTCCCGAAGTCATCGAGAAGGCGCTATTTCGGGCTGAACTGACGGTCGATCAGATTGACTGGCTGGTGATGCATCAGGCAAACCAGCGAATCCTTGATGCCGTTGCCGAGCGTTTGGGCATTCCCAGCGAAAAGGTCATCAGCAACATGGCCAGCTACGGCAACACTTCTGCTGCGTCTATTCCCCTAGCGCTGGACGAGGCCGTGCGGCGGGGCGATATCAAGCCTGACGACATCATTGCCACGGCAGGCTTTGGCGCAGGATTGACCTGGGGCGCGGCGGTGTTTCGCTGGGGCGCAAGTTAG